CCCGATATTGTAAACCGTCATCCCACCCTGAAAAAAAGACATCGATTCTTCCGCCTGCGAGAGAACATTCTGCAGGAGCCCGGCAGTACAGCTCTCCGCCACCGCAATGGTAAGTTTCTGTGTCCTGAGGGTGCTTTACAGCCGGTCCAGAAGTTTCCTGTCCGGAGTTTTGATTTGGGTAGAGCTCATCAGTTTATACAATTTTAAAAAATAATTACATAAGGTTAACGGTATGGCTGTTACCCGAATGTGTGTTTGTAATTTTAACAAAAACAGTTCCAAATGAACCGCGACGGAAACCATAAAAGTTTTTGGCAAGATGCCCAAAAAGAACACCACAACGCCAAACCTACCGTAAATGATTTTGAAACCATCATTGTTGGCGCAGGAATTACGGGAATATCACTGGCCATCGAACTGCAGAGGCGCGGCCAGAAATGCCTTGTACTGGAGAAAAATACCATTGGTTTCGGCACCACCGGCGGCACGACAGCCTTTATCAATAATTTTTTTGATGAATCGTACGACAGCCTCATCAGTAAATTCGGTGAAGACAAAGCGCAGACGGTTGCCGACCATGCGCTCAAAACCGTATCAATTATCAAAAACAATATTGAAAGGTACGGCATAGACTGTGATTTTGAGGAAAGCAGTTTTTACCTTTTCAGTGCCGAAAAAAAGCAGGACAAACCACTTGAAAAGATCCTCGAAGCCCATGATAAACTGAACGTCGAAACTTCTTCGACAGAAGAATTCCCTTTTGACCTCATTCCGCGAAAAGTGATTGAGATCAAAGGCCAGGCGCAGTTTCATCCCCTGAAATACATCACTGCACTTTCCGACCGGTTCGAGGCTAACGGCGGCCTTCTGCTCACCGGTACTTTTGTAAAAGGCTACGAACGGATGAATGACACCCTGAAAATTGAAACCGATGACGGTGAAATATTTACTGCAAAGCACCTGGTTTGGGCGACCCATATCCCGCCCGGGAACAACCGCTTCAACCTGCTATTAGCGCCTTACCGCAGTTATGCCCTGGCAGCGAAGATCAGTTACAAGCCGGAAGGTTTCCCACAGGCAGCCGATATTTACGATGCGTACCACTATTTCCGCTACGATAAAAAGGATGGCGAATACTTCCTCATCGTCGGTGGTTTTGATCATAAAACTGGTCATGAAGCTGATTCTGAGCAGCCTTTCGCTGACCTCGTACAGTATACCAAAAACCATTTTAACATCAACGAAATCAGTGAACAGTGGTCTTCTCAATATTACGTTCCCGCGGACGGACTGCCCTATATCGGGAAAATGCCGGGCGAAGAACACGTATACATTGCCACCGGCTATAACGGCAACGGCATCACGTGGGGTACGCTCGCTTCTCATGTCCTGGCGGATTTAATTCAGAATAAAGACAATGAACTGGCTGATATTGTTTCGCCGTCTCGAATTGAAATCAAAGCGAGCGCCGCCAGTGCTTTGAAGGAAAACTCGGACGCGGTTTTCCAACTGGTGAAAGACCAGCTTCTTGCCGGAAAATCAGCAGAACTGAATGAAATTGCCAACGGCGAAGGGAAAGTGATTGAATTTAAAGGCAAAAAAGTAGCCGCTTACAGGAACGATGAAGGAAATATTTCTTTCCTCTCGGCGGTTTGCCCGCATATGGGCTGTACCGTCAAATTCAACACCGCGGAGAAGTCATGGGACTGCCCGTGCCACGGCTCCCGTTTCGACCTGGAGGGAAATGTGCTCAACATTCCCGCAACCACCGGACTGGATAAAATTTAAATCATAAACAATATTATGGAAAATTCAGAAATCAAAAGCCCGCGCGGCATGGCCACCACCATTCCGGGCGAAACCACCACGATTACCCACAACCTGGACACCACGGATATTATCGTAGCACTTTATAACGTCGCTACCGGCAATGAGCTGAACAGCGGGATAACGGTTGTGGATGAAAATACGGTAACCATTTCCACTGCCAGCGGCGCACCGGAAAAAATCCGTGTCGTCATCATGGGCTTCTAAAATTTATTATAATGAAAGAATATAAAATGCAGGGCACGCCACCAGCTCACATTCCAGTAAAAACTGATTCACCCATATTACTGGAAGGCATCCACAGCAAAGAGCCAGAACCCATGCCCATTAACTACCCTGAGGACCAGCAGATCGGCTATGCCGTGATAGGTTTGGGGCATCTCACTTTAGGTGAAATCTTGCCCGCTTTAAAGGAATGTAAAAAATCAAAGATCGCCGCTCTAGTGAGTGGCCATCCCGAAAAACTGAAGAAAACCGGGCTGATGTACAACGTTCCGGAAAGTTCACAGTATTCGTATGAAGATTTTGATGAAATCGCCAATAACGATGATGTAGATGCCGTTTTCATCGTTCTTCCGAACAGCATGCACAAGGAATTCACCATCCGGAGTGCCAAAGCCGGGAAGCACGTCCTTTGTGAGAAACCAATGGCCATAAGTTCGGACGAGTGCCGCGAAATGATTGAAGCCTGTAAAGCCGCCAGCGTAAAGCTGATGATCGCCTACCGGATCCAGTACGAACCTTTTAATACTTATGTCAAAAATCAGATCAGGGAAAAAGCCATCGGCACAGTAAAATTTGTGGAAGCGCAGAACGGGCAGTCCAGTGGAAACCCCGATCACTGGCGTTACAAAAAAGCACTTTCCGGTGGCGGCGCTTTGCCGGACATTGGAATTTATTGCCTCAATACCACGCGGTTTATCCTGGATGCAGAACCGGAAGAAGTTTTTGCCTACCAGTACAGCAATCCGAAAGATCCTCATTTTAAGGAGATCGATGAGATGGTGAACTGGCAGATGAAATTCCCGGGCGGCGTTGTGGCGCAGTGCTCCACCAGTTACCAAATCCACACTTCGAAAAGATACCGGGTTGTGGGGGATGAAGGCTGGCTGAACCTTGACAATGCTTACGGCTACGTTGGGCAGAAGCTTTTGCACGGCAAGCCGGAAGAACATACACCGGTACAGGAAATCAGCATCAAGCATGTGAACCAGTTCGCACAGGAAATGGATTATTTCTCCGACTGTATCCTAAATGACACACAGCCCTATACCTCCGGCGAAGTCGGCCTTCAGGACCAGATCATCATTGAAGCCATTTATGAGTCCGCCAAAACCGGAAACGCCGTTTCACTGAAAGGAAAACTGCAGAAAAACCTTAACCGTGGCAAAGAACCCAGCATCTAAATCCAGACTCAAGATGAAAAACAGAATCTTAAAAATAGAGCACGAAGTCGGTCTTGGCGGTGTAGCCATAGGAACCGCATTTGAAAATATCACCGACAAACAGGCGGAAGACATACTTACCGGCGCATGGGCTGCAGGAGTGAGGCATTATGACACCTCACCATGGTATGGCCTTACCAAAAGCGAAAGACGTTTCGGAGAATTCCTAAAAACCAAGAACCGCGGGGAATTTATATTTTCTACGAAAGTCGGCCGACTCTTCGAACCCGTTTCCGAATCTGAAGTGCCGCCGGTGATGTGGAAAAACCCGCTCAACTATAATTTCAGGCACGATTATACTTGTGATGCTGTGATGCGGTCGATCGAGGATAGCCTGGAACGTACCGGCTTGGATTACATCGACATCATTTATGTTCACGACCTTTCGGAAGATCAGGTTGGCGACCGTTACAAATTTTTTATGGAACAGGCCAAGAACGGTGCCTTCAAAACACTCTCCAAGCTTCGGGACGAAGGCGTGATAAAAGCCTGGGGAATGGGCGTGAACAAAATAGAGCCCATTTTGGAATGTATCAAAGATGCGGATCCCGACATTTGTTTATCGGCCACACAATACTCAATTCTGGAACATGATGATGAGGTGGAATACCTTTTACCTGCTGTGAAAAAAGCGGGCGTTTCCCTGGTTTCAGGAGCGGGCTACAATTCAGGTTATATTGCAGGCAGAAAACGCTACAACTACAAGGAACAAATCCCGGTGAAAATAGAGGAGAAAAAGAAAAAGATGGATACCGTGGCAAAAAAGCATCATGTGGATTTGGTGCATGCTGCGTTACAGTTCGTCCTGGCAGCCGATGCATTTGCGGCAATTATACCCGGAGCGAGCACTCCGCAGCAGGTCACAGACAATGTGAAAGCCCGGACAACGGAAATTCCAAAAGTATTCTGGGACGACCTTCGCGCAGAAGAACTGATCCACAAAAATGCGGAAACTCCCACTTAACCACTACCCTTTTTCTTCATATTTAATAAATGAAATATTGCCTTCGCTTTCCACGAAGGCTTTTTTCACGTCGGAAACGTCTTCAATACCGTTCTCCCGGAGATTCGCCATCAGTTCGTCTTTCGTGATGAGCTCTCTGCGCATGTTTCTGTAAATAAGCCTTCCGTCTTTGATAATTTGCACAGGCCTGTGTTCAAACAGTTTCCGGAAAAACCCATGATGATAGGTAAGGTAATTCACGACATAATTGCATATCACAAAAACCACCAGCATGATCATGCCGTCGCCAAGCGTGGTAAAATCACCGAGCGCATGGGAAGCCGCCTCCGTCAGCAACAGAATGAAAACCAAATCCATCGCACCCAGTTCGCCCGCACTCCGGCGCGGGAGAACTCTGAGGATGAACAGGATCAAAAAATAGAGAATAATTCCTCTTAAAAGTATTTCAATAAGCGGCATTTCGGGAATGAAGATGTCTGCAGGATTTTCGGGAATGAATTTCATTATCAAAATTTAAAGTATTCAAACATAAACCATTTCAAACCGTTTGGGTTACACAATTAGCTGCCGGAATTTACACATCAGAATCATTTACGAACCATTACCCTATCTTTTGCTTTTTGAACATCCGTTAAAATGCCGTATTTTTGTCATTGAACAGTATTTAAAAAATCTTTTAAAAATTAAAATATGTCTAAAGCTATTTCACAGGTTCCTTACGCGGTAAACGAGCCTGTAAGAAGTTACGAGCCCGGTTCACCGGAGGTAAAATCCCTGATCGCCACTTATAAGCAAATGTGGAAAGAGAAAGTGGAAATCCCGATGTACATCGGCAATAAAGAGGTGAAGACGGACAAAAAAGTGCGCATAGAATCTCCACAGGACCATCAGCACGACCTTGGCTTCTTCTACGAAGGTGACATGAGCCACGTAGACATGGCAATTGAAGCTGCTTTGGCTGCCAAAAAAGACTGGAATGCCCTGGGCTGGGAACAGCGTGCCTCCATCTTCCTGAAAGCTGCAGAACTCGTTGCCGGCCCATACCGGGACAGGCTGAACGCGGCTACGATGATCGGACAGGGGAAAAACGTAATGCAGGCTGAGATCGATTCAGCGTGTGAGTTCATCGACTTCCTGAGATTCAATGTAGAATTCATGACGGAAATGTACGCCGAGCAGCCCGTATCCAGCGAAGGCATCTGGAACCGTTCAGAATACAGGCCTCTGGAAGGGTTCTGCTTTGCGGTGACGCCTTTCAACTTTACGGCGATTGCCGGAAACCTACCTTCATGTATGGCGATGATGGGCAACGTGGTGGTTTGGAAACCGTCCATGTCACAGGTATATTCGGCACAGGTGATCATGGAAATTTTCAAAGAAGCCGGACTTCCGGACGGCGTGATCAACCTGATCTACACCGACGGTGCACAGACGGCAGAGAAAGTACTCTCCCACCCTGATTTTGCAGGGCTTCACTTTACAGGTTCTACATCAGTTTTCCAGGGTATGTGGAAAATGATCGGCGACAACATCCACAAATACAAAACATACCCAAGAATCGTGGGGGAAACCGGTGGCAAAGATTTCGTGATGGTACACCCTTCTGCCGACGCCGCTGCCGTGGCTACTGCTTTGGTAAGGGGTGCTTTCGAATACCAGGGACAGAAATGTTCAGCAGCATCGCGGGCTTACATGCCCAAATCGCTTTGGGAGGAAGTAAAAACAATCATGGGTAAACAGCTGGAAACTGTAAAAATGGGATCCCCTGAAGATCCGTCAAACTTTGTAAACGCAGTAATCCACAGAGGTTCTTTTGAGAAGTGTAAAAAATACATCGATGCTGCCAGAGAAGCTTCAGATTCAAAAATTATTTTTGGCGGAAACTACGATGACAAGACCGGATATTTTGTGGAACCAACGGTCATCGAGGTTGAAAACCCGAACTATGTTTCTATGTGCGAAGAAATTTTCGGCCCAATCCTTTCCGTTTATGTCTATGAAGACCAAAACTGGAAAGAAACTTTGAAACTTGTTGATGAAACTTCGATATATTCTCTAACAGGTTCTATCTTCGCCAAAGACCGTTATGCGATCGACGAAGCTTACCACGCCCTTGAAAATGCGGCCGGCAACTTCTATATCAACGACAAACCGACCGGTGCGGTTGTAGGCCAGCAGCCATTCGGCGGCGCGAGAGCTTCCGGTACGAATGACAAAGCGGGATCCAAGATGAACCTGATGCGTTGGGTGTCCGTAAGAAGCGTGAAAGAAACCTTTGTTTCTCCCAAAGATTATAAATATCCATTCTTAGGGTAAAACCTTAGTTCATTAGGGTTTTTACAATTAAAGAATTAAAATGATTAACCCATGCCGCAGAATCTCTCTGCGGCTTCTTTTTTTGACAAAAAAGGAAATACTGATATTCTCTAACCAGAAAGAAAATCCGTTGTCTTTGTACAATATTTGATGTTTTATGGATTGATATTAACCTCAAAAATTTATTTATGAAAAAGATGATCATGCCGGTTCTGGTGATGAGCCTGGCTTTAATGTCGTGCAAGAAAAATGATAATACGGAAACTGCCGTTTCAACCACCGACTCTACAGCCACAGCAGTGGTAACCAACGATACGGCTACCGCTGCAACCGGTGATACCACCGCTATTTCTGTGGACTGGGCCGGAGCTTACGCGGGAACCCTGCCGTGTGCAAGCTGCCCAGGTATTGAAACTCAACTCACTTTAAACGACGACAAAACCTATACGCTGGAAAGCAATTACCTTGAAGAAAAAGACGGGAAATTCACCGATCAAGGAACATTCACTTTCTCGGATGACGGTTCATTCATCACCCTGAAGGATGCAAAGAAAGCCGATGAAAACCGAGTATTTTTCGTAGGTGAAGGCAAAGTATGGATGGCTGAAAAAGTGGGTGACAGATCCATGAAAAAAGATTATCAACTTGTAAAGCAGTAGGTTTACAGAATTATTGTTAATTTTATCCTGACCAAAAAATAATCTTATGAAAAAATTTATTTTGCCCGCCGCAATTGCAGCCATCACGTTTGTAAGCTGCGCCCAGAAAGAGGAAAAGCGCGAGGAGTACAAGGAAGACCATTACAAGAATGAAATGGTGAACAATCTTGGCGATTCGGCCGTAGCAGCCGCCGACAGTGTAAGCACGGCACCGACACCAGCAGCGAAGTCAGACACGCTAAAGTAACAGACAGAAAACTTCCGGCACAGACCGGAAGTTTTTTTTGGCTTTTTTGGAGGCTTGCTGTTTCAGATTATTCTTTTTTGTGCGATAAAGTTTTAACCGATTCCGTGCAAAAAAAAATATCCACTACGGAAAAAATTCACGTGGCGGATATTAATGATTTTATTTAAGAATTTTAATCAGTATTCGAAAAGGACACTTCCCCAGGTGAAGCCACTTCCGAAGGCGGACAGCAATACCAGATCCCCTCTTTTTATTTTACCTGAATGAATGGCCTCGCTCAATGCCAAAGGAATGGAAGCTGCGGTGGTATTACCGTATTTCTGGATGTTGTTGAACACTTTCTCATCAGGCAGTCCAAACTGCTGCTGCACGTACTGGGCAATTCTTAAATTCGCCTGATGCGGGATAAACATATCGAGGTCTTTCACTGTTTTACCGGCTTTTTGCAGTGCTTCATTCATAGTTTCAGGAAATCTGCTCACCGCGTGCTTGAAGACAAAATTCCCGTTCATAACCGGATAGATCTCTGCATCGGTCACATTCTCCGGCTCCAGGCGCATACGGTCGCTCCAGCCGTATTTGGATCCCGGAAACTTGGTACAAAGTTCATCGGCATATTTCCCTTCGGAATGCATATTGAAAGAAAGGATGTCGCCCGCTTTTTCATCTTCGCCTGCAGAAAGAACAACAGCACCCGCTCCGTCGCCAAAGATCACAGAAACACCTCTCCCGGCATCAGAAAAATCAAGTCCGAAAGAGTGTACTTCAGCACCCACTACCATGATATTTTTATAGGTTCCTGATTTTATGAAAGCATTTGCCACACTCATCGCGTACACAAAGCCTGAACACTGGTTTCTTACATCCAGAGCACCGATGGTATCGCAACCCAGCATTTCCTGCAGCAAAACACCGCAGCCCGGAAAAAAATAGTCCGGTGAAAGCGTTGCAAACACAATATAATCAATATCTTTAGCAGTAAGGCCGGCATTTTTAATCGCCATTTCAGAAGCCCTGAAGCCTAAATAGGCGGTAGTTTCGCGGGAATCGTTGCGGTTTTTGCGGTGGCGGCGCTGCCTGATGCCCGTACGCTCAGTAATCCATGCATCGCTGGTGTTCATCAGGCTGGCGAGGTCATCATTGGTTACCACGTTTTCCGGCACGTAATGACCAATCCCTTTTATGGTACTTTTAATCATAACTTTTTAGTAATTTGCTGCGCAAAAGTAAGATTTATTTTTTCAATTAAATTCAAATCAAGTCTTCTGAATATATGCCGATCGAGATTTTACTGAAAACCGACAGCTGCGAGTGGATTGATGTGGAAGGTGCCACCGAACAGGACCTCCAATTCCTGCACCAGCGCTATGACATCAACGAACTGTTGCTGGAAGATACCATCGATCCGAACCACCTGCCAAAATATGAAGAAGACGGCAGCCTGAAGTTTTTCCTCACCAGGGAAAATACCGAACTGGAACGCACCAACCTGAACAGCATCAGCGATGTAAGTACGAAACTTGGGATTTTCATCATAGATCAACTCATCATTACCGTACACCGGATGAAAAACCGCAGCGTTATGGAGCTGAAAAAAGAAGTTTTGCTGCATCCTGAGGGACAAACGGCCGACAAAATTGCTCTGAATCTGGCCCTGAAAGTGATGAAATCCTACGACGAGGAAGCGGAAAACATCCTGGAAATCCTCGACAATCTGGAGAATGAAATTTTCCTGAAGAACTCCAACCATTCCAGCCAACTGAGAAGGCTCTACAAACTGAAAAGAAAATCCGGCCTTAATACAAGAATCCTGAATATTTCCGCGGACTGGATTGAGAAATTCCGGAAACTGAACCTCACTGACTCTGAAACAACCGACCTGAAGGACAAATACAAGGATGTGGTTGCTGATTTCGACCATCTCAACGCGCAGATTACCAACCTGATTTCGATGTTTCTGGCCTTATCGGATCAAAAAGCGAATCAGGTGATGAAAATCCTGGCGATCTATTCGATGTATTTCCTTCCCATCACCTTTATTGCGGGGGTTTACGGTATGAACTTTGAAATAATGCCAGAACTGAAGCAGCCGCTGGGCTACTATGCGGTTTTAGGATTCATGGCGCTGATCGTCATCATCACCTTCATCTACGTGAGAAGGAAGCGCTGGTAGATTAGAACAAACCTTATTCTCTGCCTTTGAAATCCTTCATCGTATCATAAATTCCGAAGACATTCCGCATCACCCAGTCGAATGCGGGCAGCGGTAAAATTCCCTGGGAAAATCTGATAAACCAATACGGCAGTGGCATCGCGAGCATTTTGGTATCGTTTTCTATGGCTTTAATGATTCTTTCTGATGTTTTTTCGGGTTCCAGGATTGGGAGGAGTTTAGATTTTACACCGTCGAACATTCCGGTACTGATGTAGAACGGCATAATCGTAGTCACCGAAATATTCTTTTTCAGCTGCTCCATTTCCAGGCGGAGGCTGTCGCTCCAGCCTACAGCGGCCCATTTCGAGGCGGCATAAACGGACATTTTCGGGTTCGAAATCAGGCCGGCAGATGAGGCAATATTGCAAACAGCACCCAAGTTGCGCGCCATCATTCCCCGTAAAAATTCTGCGGTAATATGCATCAGTGCGCTGCTGTTGACGAGCATACTTTTGCTGATCTGTTCGTGGGTATGTTCGTGAAAATATTTCCCGACCACAATTCCGGCATTATTAATCAGAATATCTATTCCTCCGGTTTGAGTGTTTACTTTTTCAGCGGCAGATTTTATCTGTTCCAGATCCGAAATATCTACCTGAAACAGACTGATTTTGCCGTCCAAAGTCTGAAATTCGGCCTGGGTCTGCAGCAATCCTTCCTGATTGATATCCCAAATGACCAAGTGGCTGCAGCCGCGTTCCAGCGCTTTTCTTCCCATAATTTTCCCGATGCCGGAAGCGCCGCCGGTGATGAGGACTCTTTTGCCTTTAAAATTCATGTCCGAAGATTTTTACGAATTTAATGCAGAAAGTTTAGATTTTTTTAACTTTTTTAGAATTTCTTTAATGCGCCGCTTACCGATAATTAAAGTAAATTTGTTTTTATCAGGCAGAAGCCTTTAAACCGATAAAAAATGAACTACAACGAAATACTGGAACGCCAAAGGGAATTTTTTGCGACTCATAAAACAAAAAATTTAAAATACAGAAAGGAACAGCTCGAAAAATTGAAACGCATCATCCAGAACAATGAAAACCTGCTTAATGAGGCTATTTACAAAGATTTTGGCAAGTCAAAAGCAGACACGTTCACCACAGAAATCTCTTTTGTGCTGAATGACATTGATTATTACCTGAAAAACCTGAACTCACTCGCAAAACCAAAACGTGTAAAAACCAATCTGCTGAATCAGCCCGGAACCAGCAAAATTTACCCGGAACCATTGGGGAATACTTTAATCATCGGGGCGTGGAACTATCCGTATCAGCTGACTTTATCCCCGGCAGTTGCAGCGATAGCCGCCGGAAATACCGTGATTGCAAAACCCAGCGAAATTGCAGCAAACACGATGCAGGTGATGGCCAGGATCATCAATGAAAATTTCAATCCCGATGTTTTTTACTGCATGGAAGGCGGCATCGAAGAAACCACCGAAATTCTGAAAGAAAAATTCGACAAAATATTCTTCACCGGAAGCACCCGGGTTGGCAAAATCATTTATGAGGCCGCTGCCAAACATTTAACGCCGGTAACGCTGGAGCTTGGCGGCAAATCCCCGGCCATCGTCACTAAAAACTCTGATTACAAAATTGCCGCAAAACGTATTGTATGGGGAAAATTCCTGAATGCGGGGCAAACCTGTGTAGCTCCGGATTACGTTCTGGTGGATCAATCGATCGAAGAAAAATTTCTGGAATACCTGAAAGAATATATTGTCGAATTCAATTACCGTGAAGGCAGCGAACACTACACGAGAATTATCAATCAACGGAATTTCAGCCGACTGACGAATTTAATCCATAAAGAAAAAATCTATCTGGGCGGAAATTACAGCGAACAAAACCTGCATATCGAACCCACAGTTTTGCGCGGGGTGGACTGGGATGATGCGGTGATGAAGGAAGAAATCTTCGGGCCGGTGCTGCCTGTTTTAACTTACAATGTGCTGAATGAAGCCCTGAACGAAATTACAGCACACGAAAAGCCTTTAGCGGCTTATATCTTTACGAATGACCATGGAGAAAAGAAACTTTTTACTGACAAAATCTCCTTCGGTGGCGGCTGCATCAATGATGTGGTGATGCACCTTTCCAACGGATCGCTTCCATTTGGGGGCGTAGGAAATTCAGGGATCGGCAGTTACCATGGAAAATATGGCTTTGAAACTTTCTCCCATCAAAAAGCAGTTCTGGAGCGCGCCACCTGGGGCGAACCGAATTTAAAGTATCCGCCTTACACAGAAAACAAACTGAAATGGATCAAGCGCGTGCTCTGATATCATTTATAAAAAGAAAAATCTCAAACCAAATGATGCAGGCTGAGAATCATCCAAATCGTCCGGAGGTCCGGAAAAAGTGCAAAAAAAAGCCGTTTTCACCTTTTGTGAGACGGCTTCTTTATTTTAATAAATTTTAAACTGCTAGCCTTTCGGTTTCCAGGCTTCGAAGAAGGCTTTCACTTTTTCCAGGCTGTAGCCTTTCCCTTCCTCAAGAACTCCGCTTTCCTGGGTGTGGATTTGCCTGCCGTCCTTATCCAAAACAATGAAAACCGGATAGCCAAATTTCTTTCCAGGATCGCCGTATTTGGCAAATATTTTTTCGTTTTTGTTGTCAGGGGAATAGTTCAGGTGGTAATAGATGTAATTATCATCCACAATTTTCTTCAGCTCCGGTGTCGTTTGCACATAATTATTGAACCTCAGGCACCAGATGCACCAGTTTCCGCCGGCCTGCAGCATGATATTCTTGTTTTCTGCCTGTGCCTGTTTTACCAGTTCGGCAATTTTCAGTTCTGCGTTTTCCTTCGGATCATAAGGTTTTGGCAGGGCCGCTTTCTCTTGATCCTGGGCTTTTTTCTTTTCAGCAGCTACGGTGGCACTGTCTTTTTCCAGAGTGGGGGCAGTGGTTTCAGTCTTTTGTGAACATGCGAAGGAAACGGTCATCAATGCACCGCACAAGCCTATTTTAAACAGTCTATTTTTCATTTATAAATAATTTAGCAGATCAAAAAT
The sequence above is a segment of the Chryseobacterium taklimakanense genome. Coding sequences within it:
- a CDS encoding DUF421 domain-containing protein — encoded protein: MKFIPENPADIFIPEMPLIEILLRGIILYFLILFILRVLPRRSAGELGAMDLVFILLLTEAASHALGDFTTLGDGMIMLVVFVICNYVVNYLTYHHGFFRKLFEHRPVQIIKDGRLIYRNMRRELITKDELMANLRENGIEDVSDVKKAFVESEGNISFIKYEEKG
- a CDS encoding 3-oxoacyl-ACP synthase III family protein: MIKSTIKGIGHYVPENVVTNDDLASLMNTSDAWITERTGIRQRRHRKNRNDSRETTAYLGFRASEMAIKNAGLTAKDIDYIVFATLSPDYFFPGCGVLLQEMLGCDTIGALDVRNQCSGFVYAMSVANAFIKSGTYKNIMVVGAEVHSFGLDFSDAGRGVSVIFGDGAGAVVLSAGEDEKAGDILSFNMHSEGKYADELCTKFPGSKYGWSDRMRLEPENVTDAEIYPVMNGNFVFKHAVSRFPETMNEALQKAGKTVKDLDMFIPHQANLRIAQYVQQQFGLPDEKVFNNIQKYGNTTAASIPLALSEAIHSGKIKRGDLVLLSAFGSGFTWGSVLFEY
- the pruA gene encoding L-glutamate gamma-semialdehyde dehydrogenase yields the protein MSKAISQVPYAVNEPVRSYEPGSPEVKSLIATYKQMWKEKVEIPMYIGNKEVKTDKKVRIESPQDHQHDLGFFYEGDMSHVDMAIEAALAAKKDWNALGWEQRASIFLKAAELVAGPYRDRLNAATMIGQGKNVMQAEIDSACEFIDFLRFNVEFMTEMYAEQPVSSEGIWNRSEYRPLEGFCFAVTPFNFTAIAGNLPSCMAMMGNVVVWKPSMSQVYSAQVIMEIFKEAGLPDGVINLIYTDGAQTAEKVLSHPDFAGLHFTGSTSVFQGMWKMIGDNIHKYKTYPRIVGETGGKDFVMVHPSADAAAVATALVRGAFEYQGQKCSAASRAYMPKSLWEEVKTIMGKQLETVKMGSPEDPSNFVNAVIHRGSFEKCKKYIDAAREASDSKIIFGGNYDDKTGYFVEPTVIEVENPNYVSMCEEIFGPILSVYVYEDQNWKETLKLVDETSIYSLTGSIFAKDRYAIDEAYHALENAAGNFYINDKPTGAVVGQQPFGGARASGTNDKAGSKMNLMRWVSVRSVKETFVSPKDYKYPFLG
- a CDS encoding copper resistance protein NlpE, with amino-acid sequence MKKMIMPVLVMSLALMSCKKNDNTETAVSTTDSTATAVVTNDTATAATGDTTAISVDWAGAYAGTLPCASCPGIETQLTLNDDKTYTLESNYLEEKDGKFTDQGTFTFSDDGSFITLKDAKKADENRVFFVGEGKVWMAEKVGDRSMKKDYQLVKQ
- a CDS encoding magnesium transporter CorA family protein translates to MPIEILLKTDSCEWIDVEGATEQDLQFLHQRYDINELLLEDTIDPNHLPKYEEDGSLKFFLTRENTELERTNLNSISDVSTKLGIFIIDQLIITVHRMKNRSVMELKKEVLLHPEGQTADKIALNLALKVMKSYDEEAENILEILDNLENEIFLKNSNHSSQLRRLYKLKRKSGLNTRILNISADWIEKFRKLNLTDSETTDLKDKYKDVVADFDHLNAQITNLISMFLALSDQKANQVMKILAIYSMYFLPITFIAGVYGMNFEIMPELKQPLGYYAVLGFMALIVIITFIYVRRKRW
- a CDS encoding Gfo/Idh/MocA family protein, with the protein product MKEYKMQGTPPAHIPVKTDSPILLEGIHSKEPEPMPINYPEDQQIGYAVIGLGHLTLGEILPALKECKKSKIAALVSGHPEKLKKTGLMYNVPESSQYSYEDFDEIANNDDVDAVFIVLPNSMHKEFTIRSAKAGKHVLCEKPMAISSDECREMIEACKAASVKLMIAYRIQYEPFNTYVKNQIREKAIGTVKFVEAQNGQSSGNPDHWRYKKALSGGGALPDIGIYCLNTTRFILDAEPEEVFAYQYSNPKDPHFKEIDEMVNWQMKFPGGVVAQCSTSYQIHTSKRYRVVGDEGWLNLDNAYGYVGQKLLHGKPEEHTPVQEISIKHVNQFAQEMDYFSDCILNDTQPYTSGEVGLQDQIIIEAIYESAKTGNAVSLKGKLQKNLNRGKEPSI
- a CDS encoding aldo/keto reductase produces the protein MKNRILKIEHEVGLGGVAIGTAFENITDKQAEDILTGAWAAGVRHYDTSPWYGLTKSERRFGEFLKTKNRGEFIFSTKVGRLFEPVSESEVPPVMWKNPLNYNFRHDYTCDAVMRSIEDSLERTGLDYIDIIYVHDLSEDQVGDRYKFFMEQAKNGAFKTLSKLRDEGVIKAWGMGVNKIEPILECIKDADPDICLSATQYSILEHDDEVEYLLPAVKKAGVSLVSGAGYNSGYIAGRKRYNYKEQIPVKIEEKKKKMDTVAKKHHVDLVHAALQFVLAADAFAAIIPGASTPQQVTDNVKARTTEIPKVFWDDLRAEELIHKNAETPT
- a CDS encoding FAD-dependent oxidoreductase; this translates as MNRDGNHKSFWQDAQKEHHNAKPTVNDFETIIVGAGITGISLAIELQRRGQKCLVLEKNTIGFGTTGGTTAFINNFFDESYDSLISKFGEDKAQTVADHALKTVSIIKNNIERYGIDCDFEESSFYLFSAEKKQDKPLEKILEAHDKLNVETSSTEEFPFDLIPRKVIEIKGQAQFHPLKYITALSDRFEANGGLLLTGTFVKGYERMNDTLKIETDDGEIFTAKHLVWATHIPPGNNRFNLLLAPYRSYALAAKISYKPEGFPQAADIYDAYHYFRYDKKDGEYFLIVGGFDHKTGHEADSEQPFADLVQYTKNHFNINEISEQWSSQYYVPADGLPYIGKMPGEEHVYIATGYNGNGITWGTLASHVLADLIQNKDNELADIVSPSRIEIKASAASALKENSDAVFQLVKDQLLAGKSAELNEIANGEGKVIEFKGKKVAAYRNDEGNISFLSAVCPHMGCTVKFNTAEKSWDCPCHGSRFDLEGNVLNIPATTGLDKI